In the genome of Nocardioides seonyuensis, one region contains:
- the galE gene encoding UDP-glucose 4-epimerase GalE codes for MKILVSGGAGYIGSHTVIQLIEAGHSVVVVDNFSNAHPVVIARLESLTGTHIPVHSFDLCDHDKTAHLFAAEGFDAVIHFAGFKAVGESVQKPLDYYENNLVSTFSLVRAMQRHGVEKLVFSSSATVYGTDQAGATEDRPTFATNPYGWTKVMQEQILSDVAAASPEMRFALLRYFNPVGAHASGTIGEDPSGIPNNLMPFIAQVAVGKREKLSVFGDDYDTPDGTGVRDYIHVEDLAAGHVAALEALTRTDRPVNVWNLGSGRGTSVLELLHAFEKAVGRELPYEVVDRRPGDVATSYADPTRANEELGWATTRTVEDMCADTWRWQSQNPRGFSD; via the coding sequence ATGAAGATCCTCGTCAGCGGCGGCGCTGGTTACATCGGCTCCCACACCGTGATCCAGCTCATCGAGGCCGGTCACTCGGTCGTCGTCGTCGACAACTTCAGCAACGCGCACCCCGTCGTCATCGCCCGGCTGGAGTCCCTCACGGGCACGCACATCCCGGTCCACTCCTTCGACCTGTGCGACCACGACAAGACCGCCCATCTCTTCGCCGCCGAGGGCTTCGACGCCGTGATCCACTTCGCCGGGTTCAAGGCCGTCGGCGAGAGCGTGCAGAAGCCGCTCGACTACTACGAGAACAACCTCGTCTCCACCTTCTCCCTCGTGCGCGCCATGCAGCGCCACGGCGTCGAGAAGCTCGTCTTCTCCTCCAGCGCGACCGTCTACGGCACCGACCAGGCCGGCGCCACCGAGGACCGCCCCACGTTCGCGACCAACCCCTACGGCTGGACCAAGGTGATGCAGGAGCAGATCCTCAGCGACGTCGCGGCCGCCTCGCCCGAGATGCGCTTCGCGCTGCTGCGCTACTTCAACCCCGTGGGCGCGCACGCCTCGGGGACCATCGGCGAGGACCCCTCCGGCATCCCCAACAACCTGATGCCCTTCATCGCCCAGGTCGCCGTCGGCAAGCGCGAGAAGCTCAGCGTCTTCGGCGACGACTACGACACCCCCGACGGCACCGGCGTGCGCGACTACATCCACGTCGAGGACCTCGCCGCCGGCCACGTCGCCGCCCTCGAGGCGCTGACCCGGACCGACCGGCCCGTCAACGTCTGGAACCTCGGCTCCGGCCGCGGCACCAGCGTCCTCGAGCTTCTCCACGCCTTCGAGAAGGCCGTGGGTCGCGAGCTGCCCTACGAGGTCGTCGACCGCCGCCCCGGTGACGTCGCCACGTCGTACGCCGACCCCACCCGCGCCAACGAGGAGCTCGGCTGGGCAACCACCCGGACGGTCGAGGACATGTGCGCCGACACCTGGCGGTGGCAGTCGCAGAACCCGCGGGGCTTCTCCGACTGA
- a CDS encoding TetR/AcrR family transcriptional regulator: MSTTTEESDETAGTSGQGDMPPLADVTALKTPTTPRGARTRAALVAAARVVFERDGYLEARLTDITAEAHCSTGSFYTYFTNKEEILQAVIEGAQNDMLNPGMPRLSEEESSPEAIIRASNRAYFEAYRRNAKLMMILEQVAAIDPKFREVRRRRSQAFAHRNAKGIAALQEQGLVDTDLDAVLASLALSSMVSRMAYHTFCLGDEVPMDDLVETCTRLWVNALQMAPEGRDA, from the coding sequence GTGAGCACGACGACGGAGGAGTCGGACGAGACCGCGGGGACGAGCGGCCAGGGGGACATGCCGCCCCTGGCCGACGTCACCGCGCTGAAGACGCCGACGACCCCGCGGGGGGCGCGGACCCGGGCGGCCCTGGTCGCCGCGGCTCGCGTGGTGTTCGAGCGCGACGGCTACCTCGAGGCGCGCCTCACCGACATCACGGCCGAGGCGCACTGCTCGACGGGCAGCTTCTACACCTACTTCACCAACAAGGAGGAGATCCTCCAGGCCGTCATCGAGGGCGCCCAGAACGACATGCTCAACCCGGGCATGCCGCGTCTGAGCGAGGAGGAGAGCTCGCCCGAGGCGATCATCCGCGCGAGCAACCGCGCCTACTTCGAGGCCTACCGGCGCAACGCCAAGCTGATGATGATCCTGGAGCAGGTGGCGGCGATCGACCCGAAGTTCCGGGAGGTACGCCGCCGGCGCAGCCAGGCGTTCGCCCACCGCAACGCCAAGGGGATCGCCGCGCTGCAGGAGCAGGGCCTGGTCGACACCGACCTGGACGCCGTGCTCGCGTCGCTGGCGCTCTCCTCGATGGTGAGCCGGATGGCGTACCACACGTTCTGCCTGGGCGACGAGGTGCCGATGGACGACCTCGTCGAGACCTGCACCCGGTTGTGGGTCAACGCTCTGCAGATGGCGCCCGAGGGGCGCGACGCCTGA
- a CDS encoding type IV toxin-antitoxin system AbiEi family antitoxin domain-containing protein, which translates to MTPHEAVRVLGGVARWNEIECLVTRPQLDAALATGEITRLRRGVYALGDIREARAQATRVGGTVSHLSAAIEHGWKVKHPPEKPTITVWRNRSRPEGDLEVHWQDLTVTEVRLGLTRPAATVIACARAYPYDVALCVADSALRERAVTTEELVKAAERSPRTGRAKAIRVAQGANGKAANPFESCARAIAADVASLAVEPQVWIDGVGRVDLCDCILGIVVECESFAFHSDAPSLARDVRRYTSCARRGLVVVRFTWDEVMFDPDYCRQALQDVVDLRLQQAVRRTW; encoded by the coding sequence GTGACGCCACATGAAGCGGTCCGGGTCCTGGGAGGAGTCGCCCGCTGGAACGAGATCGAGTGCCTTGTCACGCGCCCGCAGCTCGACGCGGCTCTGGCGACCGGTGAGATCACCCGGTTGCGGCGTGGGGTCTACGCGCTGGGTGACATCCGGGAGGCCCGCGCTCAGGCGACGCGGGTGGGTGGGACCGTCTCCCACCTGAGCGCAGCGATCGAGCACGGGTGGAAGGTAAAGCATCCGCCCGAGAAGCCGACCATCACGGTGTGGCGCAACCGGTCACGACCCGAGGGCGACCTCGAGGTGCACTGGCAGGACCTTACGGTGACGGAGGTGCGTCTTGGCCTCACGCGGCCCGCCGCCACCGTCATCGCGTGCGCCCGGGCATATCCGTACGACGTCGCGCTCTGCGTGGCGGACTCCGCCCTTCGCGAGCGGGCCGTGACGACGGAGGAGCTGGTCAAGGCTGCGGAGAGGAGCCCGCGCACCGGCCGGGCGAAGGCGATTCGGGTCGCCCAGGGTGCCAACGGCAAGGCCGCCAACCCGTTCGAGTCCTGCGCCCGCGCCATCGCCGCCGACGTGGCGAGCCTGGCCGTGGAACCCCAGGTGTGGATCGACGGGGTGGGCAGGGTTGACCTGTGTGACTGCATCCTGGGCATCGTGGTGGAGTGCGAGTCGTTCGCATTCCACAGCGACGCCCCGTCGCTCGCGCGGGACGTGCGTCGCTACACCAGCTGCGCGCGCCGCGGCCTGGTGGTGGTGCGGTTCACCTGGGACGAGGTGATGTTCGACCCGGACTACTGCCGGCAGGCGCTCCAGGACGTCGTCGACCTCCGACTCCAGCAGGCAGTTCGCCGCACCTGGTGA
- a CDS encoding acyl-CoA dehydrogenase family protein has protein sequence MTERGRDYHDRLLAFMDEHVYPAEPVYREQMAESGDPHHHPQVLEDLKAEARKQGLWNLFHPHPEWGPGLTNMEYAPLAEITGRSPDLAPEAINCNAPDTGNMEVLTLFGTDEHKEKWLKPLLAGEIASAFAMTEPAVASSDATNIELRMEKDGDEYVLNGRKWWTSNAMHRNCKVLIVMGKTDPDGPKHRQQSMMVVPLDTPGVTVLRNLPVFGYADREGHAEVLFEDVRVPKSALLAGEGDGFMISQARLGPGRIHHAMRSIGMAERALDLMVDRAQSRVTFGEPLANRANIQDWIAESRIEIEMARLLTLKAAYLMDTVGNQKARVEIAAIKIAAPQMALKVIDRAIQVHGGGGVSNDFPLASFYAHQRTLRLADGPDEVHKRTIAMTELRRRDPDWSPKKR, from the coding sequence ATGACCGAGAGAGGTCGTGACTACCACGACAGGCTGCTCGCCTTCATGGACGAGCACGTCTACCCGGCCGAGCCCGTCTACCGCGAGCAGATGGCCGAGTCCGGCGACCCGCACCACCACCCGCAGGTGCTCGAGGACCTCAAGGCAGAGGCGAGGAAGCAGGGGCTGTGGAACCTCTTCCACCCCCACCCCGAGTGGGGTCCGGGGCTGACCAACATGGAGTACGCACCGCTCGCGGAGATCACCGGCCGCAGTCCCGACCTCGCACCCGAGGCGATCAACTGCAACGCGCCCGACACCGGGAACATGGAGGTGCTGACGCTCTTCGGCACCGACGAGCACAAGGAGAAGTGGCTCAAGCCGCTGCTCGCCGGTGAGATCGCCTCGGCCTTCGCGATGACCGAGCCCGCCGTGGCGAGCTCGGACGCCACCAACATCGAGCTGCGGATGGAGAAGGACGGCGACGAGTACGTCCTCAACGGCCGTAAGTGGTGGACCTCCAACGCGATGCACCGCAACTGCAAGGTGCTGATCGTCATGGGCAAGACCGATCCTGACGGGCCCAAGCACCGCCAGCAGAGCATGATGGTCGTGCCGCTGGACACCCCCGGCGTCACCGTGCTGCGCAACCTCCCCGTCTTCGGCTACGCAGACCGCGAGGGTCACGCCGAGGTGCTGTTCGAGGACGTCCGCGTCCCGAAGAGCGCGCTGCTCGCCGGCGAGGGCGACGGCTTCATGATCAGCCAGGCCCGTCTCGGGCCCGGCCGGATCCACCACGCCATGCGCTCCATCGGCATGGCCGAGCGCGCCCTCGACCTGATGGTCGACCGGGCCCAGAGCCGGGTCACCTTCGGTGAACCGCTGGCCAACCGCGCCAACATCCAGGACTGGATCGCCGAGTCGCGGATCGAGATCGAGATGGCTCGGCTGCTGACCCTGAAGGCTGCCTACCTCATGGACACCGTCGGCAACCAGAAGGCTCGCGTGGAGATCGCGGCCATCAAGATCGCCGCACCGCAGATGGCCCTGAAGGTCATCGACCGCGCCATCCAGGTGCACGGCGGCGGTGGGGTGAGCAACGACTTCCCGCTGGCGTCGTTCTACGCCCACCAGCGCACCCTCCGGCTCGCCGACGGCCCCGACGAGGTGCACAAGCGGACCATCGCCATGACCGAGCTGCGACGCCGCGACCCAGACTGGTCGCCGAAGAAGCGGTGA
- a CDS encoding dihydrofolate reductase family protein, with product MDLTLQRLADLDDEELTELYAPRADPWLRVNFVSTADGAAQGGDGLSKSINNAADKRVFNLLRRNADCLVVGAGTLRAEEYVVPRKPLVVVSRSGDVPHSLRDAPPGRILMATVASAPSLDASHALLGEENVLVLGEDTIDLVALKARLAERGWRDQLSEGGPHLFGAMLAAGVVDELCHTVVPRIIGGGHLRIVAGPDVDVDLTPAALFEEDGTLLGRWLVA from the coding sequence ATGGATCTCACGCTGCAGCGGCTGGCCGACCTCGACGACGAGGAGCTGACCGAGCTCTACGCCCCCCGTGCCGACCCGTGGCTGCGCGTGAACTTCGTCAGCACGGCCGACGGCGCGGCCCAGGGCGGCGACGGCCTGAGCAAGAGCATCAACAACGCCGCCGACAAGCGGGTCTTCAACCTGCTGCGCCGCAACGCCGACTGCCTGGTGGTGGGTGCCGGGACGCTGCGCGCCGAGGAGTACGTCGTACCCCGCAAGCCGCTGGTGGTCGTGAGCAGGTCGGGCGACGTACCGCACTCGCTGCGCGACGCGCCGCCCGGACGCATCCTGATGGCGACCGTGGCCAGCGCTCCCTCGCTGGACGCGAGCCACGCGCTGCTGGGGGAGGAGAACGTGCTGGTCCTCGGCGAGGACACCATCGACCTCGTCGCCCTCAAGGCCCGGCTGGCCGAGCGCGGCTGGCGCGACCAGCTGTCGGAGGGCGGGCCGCACCTCTTCGGGGCGATGCTCGCCGCCGGCGTCGTCGACGAGCTGTGCCACACGGTCGTGCCCCGCATCATCGGCGGCGGCCACCTGCGGATCGTGGCGGGGCCCGACGTCGACGTCGACCTCACGCCGGCCGCCCTGTTCGAGGAGGACGGCACGCTGCTGGGCCGGTGGCTGGTGGCATAG
- a CDS encoding dihydropteroate synthase, protein MITLADLAALQAQHAEAWDATVAPVVVPSPAGDLVIGDGPVTLMGCVNLSRDSTYRESVAVDSDHAVRMGRVQAAQGAAIIDLGAESSQAAAARVGVSAQVAALVPVVEALSPEVVVSVETYHPDVVRACLTAGARVLNMTGREHEEQMLTLAAEHDAAVVMCFGDAANVREPTDVPPDTDPIPVLLDHFAPRLERALELGVSRVVIDPGMGFHYRNLVDPLTRSRHQARVLAQTFRLRPLGVPVCNILPHSFDLFGDEFRKAEGFYAVFAALGGAHLLRVHEVPHLRAVLHALTALEVR, encoded by the coding sequence GTGATCACGCTCGCCGACCTGGCCGCCCTGCAGGCGCAGCACGCCGAGGCGTGGGACGCGACGGTCGCGCCGGTCGTCGTACCCTCCCCCGCCGGGGACCTCGTGATCGGCGACGGCCCGGTCACGTTGATGGGGTGCGTCAACCTCTCCCGCGACTCGACCTACCGCGAGAGCGTCGCCGTCGACTCCGACCACGCGGTGCGCATGGGGCGCGTCCAGGCCGCTCAGGGCGCCGCGATCATCGACCTGGGGGCCGAGTCGAGCCAGGCTGCCGCGGCCCGCGTCGGCGTGAGCGCCCAGGTGGCAGCGCTCGTCCCGGTCGTCGAGGCGCTGAGCCCGGAGGTCGTGGTGTCGGTCGAGACCTACCACCCCGACGTCGTACGCGCCTGCCTGACCGCGGGGGCGCGGGTGCTCAACATGACCGGGCGGGAGCACGAGGAGCAGATGCTCACCCTCGCCGCCGAGCACGACGCCGCGGTGGTGATGTGCTTCGGCGACGCGGCCAACGTGCGCGAACCCACCGACGTGCCGCCGGACACCGACCCGATCCCGGTCCTGCTCGACCACTTCGCCCCGCGCCTCGAGCGCGCCCTCGAGCTCGGGGTGTCTCGCGTGGTCATCGACCCCGGCATGGGGTTCCACTACCGCAACCTCGTCGACCCGCTCACCCGCTCGCGTCACCAGGCCCGGGTGCTGGCCCAGACGTTCAGGCTGCGCCCGCTGGGCGTCCCGGTCTGCAACATCCTTCCCCACAGCTTCGACCTCTTCGGCGACGAGTTCCGCAAGGCCGAGGGCTTCTACGCGGTGTTCGCCGCCCTCGGCGGCGCCCACCTGCTCCGCGTGCACGAGGTGCCCCACCTCCGGGCGGTGCTGCACGCCCTCACCGCGCTCGAGGTCCGCTGA
- a CDS encoding N-acetylmuramoyl-L-alanine amidase, with protein MVLVRRLLVGVLLVPALSAGSSEYVVDVDPAAGRSPRPQMSGALAGRTVVIDPGHQLGNHNFPREINRLVPAGGFVKPCNTTGTATDGGFPEATFVWRVVVRVRDRLEALGARVAMTRTSNRQDRWGPCVDARGRAGNRVDADLKVSIHADGSYTAGARGFHVIMPADRRPWTHDIARPSRRLAHDLHRGLQRSGFEPANYIAGGDGIDVRSDLGTLNLSDVPTVMVELGNMRNPAEARRMTSARGQASYSQGLVAGIRRFLR; from the coding sequence ATGGTGCTCGTCCGCCGGCTCCTGGTCGGCGTCCTCCTCGTCCCCGCCCTCTCAGCGGGGTCATCTGAGTACGTGGTGGACGTGGATCCGGCCGCTGGGCGTTCACCCCGTCCCCAGATGTCCGGGGCACTGGCCGGGCGCACCGTGGTCATCGACCCCGGCCACCAGCTGGGCAACCACAACTTCCCCCGCGAGATCAACCGCCTCGTCCCGGCCGGCGGGTTCGTCAAGCCCTGCAACACCACGGGTACGGCGACCGACGGTGGATTCCCGGAGGCGACGTTCGTCTGGCGCGTGGTCGTGCGCGTGCGTGACCGGCTGGAGGCGCTCGGCGCCCGCGTGGCCATGACCCGGACGTCCAACCGGCAGGACCGCTGGGGTCCGTGCGTCGACGCGCGCGGCCGTGCCGGCAACCGCGTCGATGCCGACCTCAAGGTCTCGATCCACGCCGACGGCTCCTACACCGCTGGGGCCCGGGGTTTCCACGTGATCATGCCCGCGGACCGGCGGCCGTGGACCCACGACATCGCCCGGCCGTCACGCCGGCTGGCGCACGACCTTCACCGCGGGCTCCAGAGGTCGGGCTTCGAGCCGGCCAACTACATCGCCGGCGGCGATGGCATCGACGTCCGCTCCGACCTGGGCACCCTCAACCTCTCCGACGTCCCGACCGTGATGGTCGAGCTAGGCAACATGCGCAACCCCGCGGAGGCCCGCCGGATGACGTCGGCCCGCGGCCAGGCGTCGTACTCGCAGGGGCTGGTCGCCGGGATCCGGCGGTTCCTGCGCTGA
- a CDS encoding NADPH:quinone oxidoreductase family protein codes for MRAIQITSLDGPEAVELVDVPAPSQEGMVTIEVRAAGVAFPELLQSRGLYQMKPELPFTPGAEVSGVVVDAPEGSGLSEGDRVAALCLLGGFADVVQAQPDLTFKLPDDVGFESGAAFLFNYCTVYFGLVERGHLQEGETVLVHGAAGGIGTAAIQVAKAFGAGRVIAVVSTEEKGKIALGVGADEYVLADGFREQVGQVVDIVVDPVGGDRFTDSLRTLKEHGRLLVIGFTAGEIPTVKVNRLLLNNVSVVGVGWGAYALSRPGHIASEWEALLPHLSSGALDPLLGPTYPLADASDALVCLDERAATGKVLLTP; via the coding sequence ATGCGTGCCATCCAGATCACCAGCCTCGACGGTCCCGAGGCGGTCGAGCTCGTCGACGTGCCTGCCCCCTCACAGGAGGGGATGGTCACCATCGAGGTGAGGGCCGCAGGTGTGGCCTTCCCCGAGCTGTTGCAGAGTCGCGGGCTCTACCAGATGAAGCCGGAGCTGCCCTTCACGCCGGGCGCCGAGGTCTCCGGAGTGGTGGTCGACGCCCCGGAGGGGTCAGGGCTCAGCGAAGGCGACCGGGTGGCCGCGCTGTGCCTGCTCGGCGGGTTCGCCGACGTGGTCCAGGCCCAGCCCGACCTCACCTTCAAGCTCCCCGACGACGTCGGCTTCGAGAGCGGTGCGGCCTTCCTCTTCAACTACTGCACCGTCTACTTCGGCCTGGTCGAGCGCGGTCACCTGCAGGAGGGCGAGACCGTGCTGGTGCACGGCGCCGCCGGTGGCATCGGCACGGCGGCGATCCAGGTGGCCAAGGCGTTCGGCGCCGGCCGGGTGATCGCGGTGGTCTCGACCGAGGAGAAGGGCAAGATCGCGCTCGGGGTGGGTGCCGACGAGTACGTCCTCGCCGACGGCTTCCGCGAGCAGGTCGGCCAGGTGGTCGACATCGTCGTGGACCCCGTCGGTGGCGACCGCTTCACCGACTCGCTGCGCACCCTCAAGGAGCACGGCCGCCTGCTCGTCATCGGCTTCACCGCCGGCGAGATCCCCACCGTGAAGGTCAACCGGCTCCTGCTCAACAACGTCTCGGTGGTCGGCGTGGGCTGGGGTGCCTACGCCCTGTCCAGGCCCGGTCACATCGCCAGCGAGTGGGAGGCCCTGCTGCCCCACCTGAGCAGCGGCGCGCTCGACCCGCTGCTGGGCCCGACCTATCCCCTCGCCGACGCCAGCGACGCACTCGTGTGCCTCGACGAGCGCGCGGCCACAGGCAAGGTGCTGCTCACCCCGTGA
- a CDS encoding phosphotransferase family protein, whose translation MSSTTTALDAVALGRWLASRGEPVVGEVAVERIGLGQSNLTYLVQDEDSHRWVARRPPLGTLLASAHDVAREHRILTALAGTAVPTPGVVGLVEDDAVCAAPLLVVEHVDGLVVDRMDVAEAMTEEQRSRVGPGLAEVLAGLHAVDLEEVGLQDLASHSSYAQRQLKRWIRQWEASRTRDLPDLDRLTGWLHDHVPERTSLSVVHGDLHIRNVILDPGTAAVRAVLDWELCTLGDPLADLGSTLAYWPEAGDPWIGLFDATRLPGFSGRRDVAEAYAVASGRDLEDLAFWEALGMWKVAIIVEGVRRRARDEPANAAEGGPPPAELTDGLVARALDLTT comes from the coding sequence ATGAGCAGTACGACGACCGCGCTCGACGCCGTCGCCCTGGGCCGCTGGCTCGCCTCCCGCGGCGAGCCGGTGGTGGGGGAGGTGGCCGTCGAGCGGATCGGCCTGGGCCAGTCCAACCTCACCTACCTCGTGCAGGACGAGGACTCCCACCGCTGGGTCGCCCGGCGGCCACCGCTCGGCACCCTGCTCGCCTCCGCGCACGACGTGGCGCGCGAGCACCGGATCCTCACCGCGCTCGCAGGGACCGCGGTGCCGACTCCCGGTGTCGTCGGGCTCGTCGAGGACGACGCGGTGTGCGCCGCCCCGCTGCTGGTGGTCGAGCACGTCGACGGGCTCGTCGTCGACCGCATGGACGTGGCGGAGGCCATGACCGAGGAGCAACGCTCGCGGGTGGGACCGGGGCTCGCCGAGGTGCTGGCCGGGCTGCACGCGGTCGACCTCGAGGAGGTGGGCCTGCAGGACCTGGCCAGCCACTCGTCGTACGCCCAGCGCCAGCTGAAGCGGTGGATCCGCCAGTGGGAGGCGAGCCGGACCCGTGACCTCCCCGACCTGGATCGGCTCACCGGCTGGCTCCACGACCATGTGCCCGAGCGCACGTCGCTCTCCGTGGTCCACGGCGACCTGCACATCCGCAACGTCATCCTCGACCCGGGGACCGCAGCCGTGCGGGCGGTGCTCGACTGGGAGCTGTGCACCCTCGGCGACCCGCTGGCCGACCTGGGCTCCACCCTCGCCTACTGGCCCGAGGCGGGCGACCCGTGGATCGGGCTCTTCGACGCGACCCGGCTGCCGGGGTTCTCGGGCCGCCGCGACGTCGCCGAGGCGTACGCCGTGGCCTCCGGGCGCGACCTGGAGGACCTCGCCTTCTGGGAGGCCCTCGGGATGTGGAAGGTCGCCATCATCGTCGAGGGCGTACGACGCCGGGCGCGCGACGAGCCTGCGAACGCCGCCGAGGGCGGACCGCCGCCGGCGGAGCTGACAGACGGTCTCGTCGCCAGGGCGCTGGACCTGACCACCTGA
- the rfbA gene encoding glucose-1-phosphate thymidylyltransferase RfbA, translating to MRGIILAGGTGSRLHPITQGISKQLVPVYDKPMIYYPLSTLMLAGIRDVLIITTPHEAEAFHRLLGDGSQFGISITFAVQPSPDGLAQAFIIGADHIGSERSALVLGDNIFYGTGLGHTLLRFDELDGAAVFGYHVADPTAYGVVEFDDSGRAVSLEEKPAEPKSSYAVPGLYFYDNDVIQYAAELEPSARGELEITDLNRRYLEQGRLQVEVLPRGTAWLDTGTFDSLNDASNFVRTIEGRQGFKVGAPEEVAWRMGFLTDDELAERAEPLRKSGYGEYLLGLLNDH from the coding sequence ATGCGCGGAATCATTCTCGCCGGCGGAACCGGTTCACGGCTGCACCCGATCACGCAGGGGATCAGCAAGCAGCTGGTGCCGGTCTACGACAAGCCGATGATCTACTACCCGCTCTCCACGCTGATGCTCGCCGGGATCCGCGACGTCCTGATCATCACCACCCCCCACGAGGCCGAGGCGTTCCACCGGCTGCTGGGCGACGGGTCGCAGTTCGGCATCTCCATCACCTTCGCGGTGCAGCCCAGCCCCGACGGGCTCGCGCAGGCCTTCATCATCGGCGCCGACCACATCGGCAGCGAGCGCTCGGCGCTCGTGCTGGGCGACAACATCTTCTACGGCACCGGGCTCGGCCACACGCTGCTGCGCTTCGACGAGCTCGACGGCGCCGCTGTGTTCGGCTACCACGTCGCCGACCCGACGGCCTACGGCGTCGTGGAGTTCGACGACTCCGGACGCGCGGTCTCGCTCGAGGAGAAGCCCGCCGAGCCCAAGTCGTCGTACGCCGTCCCCGGCCTCTACTTCTACGACAACGACGTCATCCAGTACGCCGCCGAGCTCGAGCCGTCCGCGCGCGGCGAGCTCGAGATCACCGACCTCAACCGGCGCTACCTCGAGCAGGGGCGCCTCCAGGTCGAGGTGCTGCCCCGCGGCACGGCGTGGCTCGACACCGGCACCTTCGACTCCCTCAACGACGCCTCCAACTTCGTGCGCACCATCGAGGGCCGCCAGGGCTTCAAGGTCGGCGCCCCCGAGGAGGTCGCCTGGCGGATGGGCTTCCTCACCGACGACGAGCTGGCCGAGCGGGCCGAGCCGCTGCGCAAGAGCGGCTACGGCGAGTACCTCCTCGGCCTGCTCAACGACCACTGA
- a CDS encoding SDR family NAD(P)-dependent oxidoreductase — MDVAGRSAVVTGAAGGIGAAVAEELLLRGAGVTLTDLQAERLTETAERLGADHPGRVSAVPADASRTEDLRTVLSEASRAHGPVDLFVANAGVPGTRELGASDAEWRQALDVNLLAHVRAATLLVPEWLERGSGHFASTASAAGLLTQIGSATYSVSKHAAVAFAEWLAVTYGTRGIGVSCLCPMGVDTDMLNHGRQSEDALERTMARAVTDAGDVLSPAEVARLLVDAVEQDRFLVLPHPQVAEMVRRKAADHDRWIAGMQRYADSLADDRP, encoded by the coding sequence GTGGACGTCGCAGGACGCAGCGCAGTCGTGACCGGCGCAGCCGGAGGCATCGGCGCCGCCGTGGCCGAGGAGCTCCTGTTGCGCGGTGCCGGCGTGACTCTGACGGACCTGCAGGCCGAGCGACTCACCGAGACCGCCGAGCGCCTGGGCGCCGACCACCCGGGGCGCGTGAGCGCCGTACCCGCAGACGCCTCCCGCACCGAGGACCTGCGCACCGTCCTCTCCGAGGCGAGTCGCGCGCACGGCCCTGTCGACCTCTTCGTCGCCAACGCCGGCGTCCCCGGCACGCGCGAGCTCGGCGCCTCCGACGCGGAGTGGCGCCAGGCGCTGGACGTCAACCTCCTGGCGCACGTGCGCGCCGCGACCCTGCTGGTTCCCGAGTGGCTGGAGCGGGGGAGCGGCCACTTCGCCAGCACGGCGTCCGCGGCCGGGCTCCTGACGCAGATCGGCTCGGCCACCTACTCGGTCTCCAAGCACGCGGCCGTCGCCTTCGCGGAGTGGCTCGCCGTCACCTACGGCACGCGCGGGATCGGCGTCTCCTGCCTGTGTCCCATGGGCGTCGACACCGACATGCTCAACCACGGCCGGCAGTCCGAGGACGCGCTCGAGCGGACCATGGCACGCGCAGTCACCGACGCCGGCGACGTCCTGTCCCCGGCGGAGGTCGCGCGCCTCCTGGTCGACGCCGTCGAGCAGGACAGGTTCCTGGTCCTGCCCCACCCCCAGGTCGCGGAGATGGTCCGGCGCAAGGCCGCCGACCACGACCGGTGGATCGCCGGGATGCAGCGCTATGCCGACTCGCTGGCAGACGACCGACCGTGA